A region of Massilia sp. WG5 DNA encodes the following proteins:
- a CDS encoding ABC transporter ATP-binding protein, translated as MTAIHINGVNKVFASEGGEVVALRDINLEIASGEFICLLGPSGCGKSTLLNALAGFSHPTSGRILVGDQPVTNPGPDRGMVFQEYALFPWMTIEKNIAFGLEVAGRTPAEIRERVDFLLNMLKLQDFRARYPKELSGGMRQRVAIARVLALESPVMLMDEPFGALDALTRRNLQDELLKIWKEFGTTIVFVTHSIEESVYLADRTIVMTYRPGTIKRDVPITLERPRDPADPEFNRIKRLLGELVMEEQQRHENAERLTATAD; from the coding sequence ATGACAGCCATCCATATCAACGGCGTCAATAAGGTATTCGCCAGCGAGGGCGGCGAAGTCGTCGCGCTCAGGGACATCAACCTGGAAATCGCCAGCGGCGAGTTCATCTGCCTGCTGGGCCCGTCGGGCTGCGGCAAGTCGACCCTGCTCAACGCGCTTGCCGGGTTTTCGCATCCGACCTCCGGGCGTATCCTGGTCGGCGACCAGCCGGTCACCAATCCCGGCCCCGACCGCGGCATGGTGTTCCAGGAGTACGCCTTGTTCCCCTGGATGACGATCGAGAAGAACATCGCCTTCGGCCTCGAAGTGGCAGGGCGCACCCCGGCCGAGATCAGGGAGCGCGTCGACTTCCTGCTGAACATGCTCAAGCTGCAGGATTTCCGTGCGCGCTATCCGAAGGAGCTGTCGGGCGGCATGCGCCAGCGCGTGGCGATCGCGCGCGTGCTGGCGCTGGAGTCGCCGGTGATGCTGATGGACGAGCCCTTCGGCGCGCTCGACGCGCTCACCCGGCGCAACCTGCAGGATGAGCTGCTGAAGATCTGGAAGGAATTCGGCACCACCATCGTGTTCGTCACGCACAGCATCGAGGAATCGGTCTACCTGGCCGACCGCACCATCGTCATGACCTACCGCCCCGGCACCATCAAGCGCGATGTGCCGATCACGCTGGAACGTCCGCGCGACCCGGCCGATCCGGAATTCAATCGCATCAAACGCTTGCTGGGCGAACTGGTCATGGAAGAACAGCAGCGCCACGAGAACGCCGAGCGTCTCACCGCAACGGCAGACTGA